The window GGCCGTACGGATCACCGCGCTCGGGACGGAGCCGGTGGCGTGGCGGCTCGGGGCCCTGTCGGTACGCGACGAGCCCCGCACCCGGCGCCCGGCCCCGCCCACCGCCCTGCGCGTGGACGCCGCGGCCCGGCAGGACGGCCGGGCGCGGCTGCGCCTGTCCTGGCGCCGGGCGGCCGCTGCGGGCGGGCAGATCCGCCACTACGAGGTGTCCCGGATCCTCCCCGACGGCACCCGCCGCTTCCTCGGCGGCACCTGCGGCACGGCCCTGCACCTCCCGGACGTCCCGCGGGCCGGCCGGGAGCGCGCGGCCGCCTTCGAGGTCCGGGCCGTCGACGAGCTGTACGCGGTCTCGGCCCCGGCCCGCACCACCCTCGCCTGGTAGCAGCCCCCGAGGGGCCGGGCTCAGGCTCCGTGGGGGTCGGTGCGCGGAACGGCCACCGTCACCCGCAGCCCGTGCGGCGGGTTCGTCTCGTACGCGAGCGACCCGCCGCCCGCTGCGAGCAGGGCGCGGGAGATCGACAGGCCGAGTCCGGAGCCCTTGACGTTCTGGTGCCGGCCGCTGCGCCAGAACCGGTCGCCGACGCGGAGCAGCTCGTCCTCGGTGAGGCCGGGGCCGCGGTCGGCGACGACCACGCGGACGGAGCGCCCCTCTGCGGCGACCGACACCTCGACCTCCTCGCCCGCGGGGGTGAACTTGAGGGCGTTGTCGATGACGGCGTCGAGCGCGCTGGACAGCGCGATGGGGTCGGCCCAGCCGGTGAGGGCGGTCCGGCCCGTCTCGGTGAGCCGTACGCCCTTCTCCTCGGCGTACGGGCGCCACGCGGCGACCCGCTCGGCCGCCAGCGCCCCGATGTCGGTGAGGCTGATCTCGGCGGAGGCGTGCTCGGCCAGCGCCAGGTCCAGCAGGTCGTCCAGGACCTGCGTCAGCCGCTTGCCCTCGGTGCGCACGGAGGCGATCTCCTCGTTCCCCTCGGGCAGTTCGAGGGCGAGCAGCTCGATCCGCAGGAGCAGCGCCGCGAGCGGGTTGCGCAGCTGGTGCGAGGCGTCGGCGACGAAGGCGCGCTGCTGCTCCAGTACCTCTTCGACGTTGTCGGCCATCTCGTTGAACGAGCGGGCCAGGCGTTGGAGTTCCGGCGGGCCGCCGGCGGTCGCGACGCGCGAGTTCATCCGTCCGGTGGCGATGCCGTGAGCGGCCGCGTCCAGGGTCTGCACGGGCTTGAGCACCCAGCTGGTGAGCCTGAGGGCGGCGCCGAAGGCGACCAGCATGGCGGCGGCGAGCCCGCCCGCGATGAGCAGCCAGCCCTGCAGGATCCGGCCGCGCATGAGGTCGGTCGGCGAGTCGGTGGCGACGACCGCGACCACGTCGCCGTCGAGGACGACCGGGGAGATGACGAGGAGCCTGCCGTCGGTCTGCCAGGGCCATACCTGGGGCGGATCGTGGCTGCGCCGACCGGCCAGCGCCTCCAGGAAGGCCTGTCGGCCCTCCTTGGACTTCGGGATCTGCCACCCGCCCGGGGACCGGGCCAGGTTGCTGTCGTCACGGAAGAAGACGCCGACGCGGATGCCGTACAGCTCCTGGTAGCGGGCCAGTTCGAGCTGGAGGGTCATGCGGCGCTCGTCGGCGTCGGTGGATCCGGAGCCGGCGTCGACGACGAACTGGGCGAGGGCCGCGAAGCGGGCGCTGTCGTCGATGCGGTCCACGACCACCCGCTGCTGCTGTCCGGCGGCCAGGCTCACCGCGAGCGGGAAGCCGAGTGCGAGCAGCGTGCCCGCCATCAGGATGACGAGCAGCGGGAGCAACCGGGCGCGCACGGCAGAGGACCCCTAGGGGGCGGCCGGGGTGACGAGCCGGTAGCCCACCCCTCGGACGGTCTCGATGAGGGCGGGCATGCGCAGCTTGGAGCGCAGCGAGGCGACGTGGACCTCCAGGGTGCGCCCGGTCCCCTCCCAGCTGGTGCGCCACACCTCGCTGATGATCTGCTCGCGGCGGAAGACGACGCCGGGGCGCTGCGCGAGCAGGGCCAGCAGGTCGAATTCCTTGCGGGTGAGCGGTACGTCGGTGCCGTCCACGCTGACCCGGCGGTTGGGCAGCTCGATGCTGACGGGGCCGAGGTGGACCGTGGCGGGCGTACCGGTGCCGGTGGCGGCGGCCTCTTCGGAGGCGCCGGTGCGCCGGGCGACGGCGTGGATGCGGGCCAGGAGTTCGCCGGTGTCGTAGGGCTTGGTGACGTAGTCGTCGGCGCCCATGTTCAGGCCGTGGATGCGGGAGCGCACGTCGGCCCGCGCGGTCACCATGATGACGGGGGTGGCGGTGCGCTTGCGGATCTTGCCGCACACCTCGTAGCCGTCCTGGTCGGGCAGGCCGAGGTCGAGCAGGATCACCCCGTAGGGAGTGGCTCCGGCCGGTGCGCCGGCGGGCAGCAGCGCCTGCAGGGCCTCCTCGCCGCTGCGGGCGTGGGTGACCTGGAAGCCGTGCCGGGCGAGGATCGCGGACAGGGCGGCGGCGACGTGATCGTCGTCCTCGACGAGCAGCAGTCTCATGTCGTCCCCCTCTCCTCTTCTCGATTCTCGGTTTCTCGCTTCGTCCCGCTCCCGGGTTTCCCCGCGCGCGGTCACACTCGGGGCCACCATGCATCCACGCCGATGCGGAGTCCCACGTCAAGAGGGTTCCGCTCCGGCGCGCCTTCCGTTATGCACCCGGTACGCGTCCATAGTCGTCCACGCCGACGCCGCGCACGGAGCGTATCCGGGGGAAGCCGGATCGTTATGCTCAATTCTCCCTCAGATGTGATGACGATGTGCTCGTGTCGTCACTACTGTCCTCCCAACCGAGGAGGACGGAGCAAGAAGCCGATGAGCGGAGTATCAGTGACCAAGGACGTACAGGACGCGGCCGGTGCCGCGGACGACCTGGTCGTACTGAGCAACGTCAACAAGCACTTCGGCGCGCTGCACGTGCTTCAGGACATCGATCTGAGCATTGCCCGCGGTGAGGTAGTCGTCGTGATCGGTCCCTCGGGATCGGGCAAGTCCACGCTGTGCCGGACGATCAACCGTCTGGAGACCATCGACTCGGGCACCATCACGCTCGACGGCAAGGAACTGCCCTCCGAGGGCAGGGAACTGGCCCGGCTGCGTGCCGACGTCGGCATGGTCTTCCAGTCGTTCAACCTGTTCGCGCACAAGACGGTGCTGCAGAACGTCATGCTGGGCCAGCTCAAGGTCCGCAAGACCGACCAGGCCGCGGCCCACGAGAAGGCGCTGGCCCTGCTGGACCGGGTGGGCGTCGGCTCGCAGGCCGACAAGTACCCGGCACAGCTCTCCGGCGGTCAGCAGCAGCGCGTGGCGATCGCCCGGGCGCTGGCCATGGAGCCGAAGGTCATGCTGTTCGACGAGCCGACCTCGGCTCTCGACCCGGAGATGATCAACGAGGTGCTGGAGGTCATGCAGCAGCTCGCCCGCGAGGGGATGACCATGGTGGTCGTCACGCACGAGATGGGCTTCGCCCG of the Streptomyces sp. NBC_01294 genome contains:
- a CDS encoding sensor histidine kinase, which produces MRARLLPLLVILMAGTLLALGFPLAVSLAAGQQQRVVVDRIDDSARFAALAQFVVDAGSGSTDADERRMTLQLELARYQELYGIRVGVFFRDDSNLARSPGGWQIPKSKEGRQAFLEALAGRRSHDPPQVWPWQTDGRLLVISPVVLDGDVVAVVATDSPTDLMRGRILQGWLLIAGGLAAAMLVAFGAALRLTSWVLKPVQTLDAAAHGIATGRMNSRVATAGGPPELQRLARSFNEMADNVEEVLEQQRAFVADASHQLRNPLAALLLRIELLALELPEGNEEIASVRTEGKRLTQVLDDLLDLALAEHASAEISLTDIGALAAERVAAWRPYAEEKGVRLTETGRTALTGWADPIALSSALDAVIDNALKFTPAGEEVEVSVAAEGRSVRVVVADRGPGLTEDELLRVGDRFWRSGRHQNVKGSGLGLSISRALLAAGGGSLAYETNPPHGLRVTVAVPRTDPHGA
- a CDS encoding response regulator transcription factor: MRLLLVEDDDHVAAALSAILARHGFQVTHARSGEEALQALLPAGAPAGATPYGVILLDLGLPDQDGYEVCGKIRKRTATPVIMVTARADVRSRIHGLNMGADDYVTKPYDTGELLARIHAVARRTGASEEAAATGTGTPATVHLGPVSIELPNRRVSVDGTDVPLTRKEFDLLALLAQRPGVVFRREQIISEVWRTSWEGTGRTLEVHVASLRSKLRMPALIETVRGVGYRLVTPAAP
- a CDS encoding amino acid ABC transporter ATP-binding protein translates to MSGVSVTKDVQDAAGAADDLVVLSNVNKHFGALHVLQDIDLSIARGEVVVVIGPSGSGKSTLCRTINRLETIDSGTITLDGKELPSEGRELARLRADVGMVFQSFNLFAHKTVLQNVMLGQLKVRKTDQAAAHEKALALLDRVGVGSQADKYPAQLSGGQQQRVAIARALAMEPKVMLFDEPTSALDPEMINEVLEVMQQLAREGMTMVVVTHEMGFARSAANRVVFMADGKIVEEATPEQFFSNPRSDRAKDFLSKILHH